A stretch of the Paramormyrops kingsleyae isolate MSU_618 chromosome 16, PKINGS_0.4, whole genome shotgun sequence genome encodes the following:
- the LOC111856259 gene encoding sodium/potassium-transporting ATPase subunit beta-233-like isoform X2, with the protein MDWKPADAKILFFYLIFYGFLAGIFIGTIQVLLLTISNYKPTYQDRVAPPGLTHHPHSEKSEISFNLNNPETYFPYTKAIRSFLDMYDDEKQLDQLKYEDCGEQPNNVKDRGELESDVGVRKACRFKRSWLAGCSGIEDQNFGYQEGKPCVIIKLNRIVNFIPRPPASNDSIPEEAREKVQPNVIPIFCTNKREEDAGKIGEIKYYGIAGGFPLQYYPYYGKLLHPQYLQPLVAIQFNNLTQNTELRIECRVYGENIRYYEKDRYHGRFDMKMTVNNL; encoded by the exons ATGGACTGGAAACCTGCAGACG CGAAGATATTATTCTTTTATCTGATCTTCTATGGATTCCTGGCTGGAATATTTATCGGGACCATTCAGGTACTGCTACTCACCATCAGCAACTACAAACCTACATACCAGGACAGAGTTGCACCCCCAG GACTGACACATCACCCACATTCTGAGAAATCAGAAATCAGTTTCAACCTGAACAACCCAGAAACTTACTTTCCATACACAAAAGCCATTCGCAGCTTCCTGGATATGTATGATGATGAAAAGCAGCTGGACCAGCTGAAATATGAGGACTGTGGGG AACAACCCAATAATGTCAAGGACAGAGGAGAGTTGGAAAGCGATGTGGGTGTTAGAAAAGCCTGCCGCTTCAAGAGGTCTTGGCTGGCTGGCTGCTCTGGCATTGAGGACCAGAACTTTGGATACCAAGAAGGAAAGCCCTGTGTGATTATCAAGCTTAACAGGATCGTGAACTTCATACCACGG CCTCCAGCTTCCAATGACAGCATCCCTGAGGAAGCCAGGGAGAAAGTGCAGCCCAACGTGATCCCTATCTTCTGCACAAACAAG AGAGAGGAAGATGCTGGGAAAATCGGAGAGATTAAGTATTACGGCATTGCAGGTGGATTCCCCCTGCAGTACTATCCTTACTATGGTAAATTATTGCATCCTCAGTACCTCCAGCCCTTGGTTGCTATACAGTTTAATAACCTGACCCAGAACACAGAGCTGCGCATTGAGTGTCGGGTCTACGGGGAAAATATCCGCTACTATGAGAAGGATCGCTACCACGGACGCTTCGACATGAAAATGACGGTCAACAATTTATGA
- the LOC111856259 gene encoding sodium/potassium-transporting ATPase subunit beta-233-like isoform X1, translated as MPAANKDADGGWKKFLWNSERKEFLGRTGGSWAKILFFYLIFYGFLAGIFIGTIQVLLLTISNYKPTYQDRVAPPGLTHHPHSEKSEISFNLNNPETYFPYTKAIRSFLDMYDDEKQLDQLKYEDCGEQPNNVKDRGELESDVGVRKACRFKRSWLAGCSGIEDQNFGYQEGKPCVIIKLNRIVNFIPRPPASNDSIPEEAREKVQPNVIPIFCTNKREEDAGKIGEIKYYGIAGGFPLQYYPYYGKLLHPQYLQPLVAIQFNNLTQNTELRIECRVYGENIRYYEKDRYHGRFDMKMTVNNL; from the exons ATGCCAGCCGCAAATAAAGACGCTGATGGTGGATGGAAGAAGTTTCTATGGAATTCAGAAAGGAAAGAGTTTTTAGGTCGGACCGGGGGCAGTTGGG CGAAGATATTATTCTTTTATCTGATCTTCTATGGATTCCTGGCTGGAATATTTATCGGGACCATTCAGGTACTGCTACTCACCATCAGCAACTACAAACCTACATACCAGGACAGAGTTGCACCCCCAG GACTGACACATCACCCACATTCTGAGAAATCAGAAATCAGTTTCAACCTGAACAACCCAGAAACTTACTTTCCATACACAAAAGCCATTCGCAGCTTCCTGGATATGTATGATGATGAAAAGCAGCTGGACCAGCTGAAATATGAGGACTGTGGGG AACAACCCAATAATGTCAAGGACAGAGGAGAGTTGGAAAGCGATGTGGGTGTTAGAAAAGCCTGCCGCTTCAAGAGGTCTTGGCTGGCTGGCTGCTCTGGCATTGAGGACCAGAACTTTGGATACCAAGAAGGAAAGCCCTGTGTGATTATCAAGCTTAACAGGATCGTGAACTTCATACCACGG CCTCCAGCTTCCAATGACAGCATCCCTGAGGAAGCCAGGGAGAAAGTGCAGCCCAACGTGATCCCTATCTTCTGCACAAACAAG AGAGAGGAAGATGCTGGGAAAATCGGAGAGATTAAGTATTACGGCATTGCAGGTGGATTCCCCCTGCAGTACTATCCTTACTATGGTAAATTATTGCATCCTCAGTACCTCCAGCCCTTGGTTGCTATACAGTTTAATAACCTGACCCAGAACACAGAGCTGCGCATTGAGTGTCGGGTCTACGGGGAAAATATCCGCTACTATGAGAAGGATCGCTACCACGGACGCTTCGACATGAAAATGACGGTCAACAATTTATGA
- the LOC111856260 gene encoding dermatopontin-like, with the protein MRRHQSVRFGRMSPSLLLLGLHLLTGVSGQPVYDEDWVNVFQQGFNFQCPHRELLVAVRSDFSAAEGSDRLWTFECQPPPHDLGEPTECWWDDINRAGMEWFSVCSKNGMVAGVQSQYFSSVMDREWQFYCCRYGHRCPYSCWRTTDVPWYYGEEGDMTVPVYGYFIRGAQTTFSGVLRDRQWKYIVCRMTNFDCEFQNF; encoded by the exons ATGCGGAGACACCAGTCGGTCAGATTTGGAAGAATGAGTCCCAGCCTCTTGCTGCTGGGTTTGCACCTTCTGACTGGGGTGTCAGGGCAGCCCGTCTATGATGAGGACTGGGTCAACGTGTTCCAGCAGGGCTTCAACTTCCAGTGCCCCCACAGAGAGCTGCTGGTGGCAGTGAGGAGCGACTTCAGCGCAGCAGAAGGTTCTGACCGCCTGTGGACCTTTGAGTGCCAGCCGCCCCCCCATGACTTGGGAGAGCCCACTGAGTGCTGGTGGGATGACATCAACCGTGCCGGCATGGAATG GTTCTCAGTGTGCTCCAAAAATGGCATGGTTGCTGGGGTTCAAAGTCAGTACTTCAGTTCAGTTATGGACCGCGAGTGGCAGTTCTACTGCTGCAGATATGGCCACCGATGTCCCTATTCCTGCTG GAGGACTACTGACGTTCCCTGGTACTACGGGGAGGAGGGAGACATGACGGTGCCAGTCTATGGATATTTTATCAGGGGGGCGCAAACCACCTTCAGTGGTGTTCTCAG AGATCGGCAGTGGAAGTACATCGTATGCAGGATGACAAATTTTGATTGTGAATTTCAGAACTTCTAA